The Saprospiraceae bacterium genome includes a window with the following:
- a CDS encoding transposase produces the protein MAIESTGGYENNWYNQLVSFDKRIIMFRINPLRTHHESKKNMHRNINDAISSEIIARHVSENYEELEKAKPRSLHFYTAKQMHKTIQGFIKQKTRNINQLEKVVYSCIPGLLTFSKNGMPKYMYKLLQKYPSKAKILNAKTASLAKIKGLTMEKAEAIQKAVKLDSGSGNTILTELNIKTLAQTINLFSTQIKELQSELAKHGANDLADFLVTIPGCGIESAVSLSIEIEDINRFNSAASLCCYFGVHPENHTSGDISKKPKMSKKGSSSYRGTIYMVAKNAIMYDPYFKEIYSNQRAKGKTYNDALGVIMNKLTRVIYGMLTNKEAYDSSKPKTQKSKPVDADQQIEKLEKETADYKSELEKMQNAPVSRRAENKIKRQWKSLKTQLKSCARDQNHYQVQTYKFVCTW, from the coding sequence AGTACCGGTGGGTATGAAAACAATTGGTATAATCAATTGGTAAGTTTTGATAAGCGAATCATCATGTTCAGGATTAATCCGTTGCGGACACATCATGAGTCAAAAAAGAATATGCATCGCAATATTAATGACGCCATCAGTAGTGAAATTATAGCTAGGCATGTATCTGAAAATTATGAAGAACTAGAGAAAGCCAAGCCTAGATCCTTACATTTTTATACTGCGAAACAGATGCACAAAACTATACAAGGATTTATTAAACAAAAGACGAGAAATATCAACCAACTTGAGAAAGTAGTGTATAGTTGTATTCCTGGTCTTTTAACTTTTAGTAAAAATGGCATGCCAAAATACATGTATAAATTACTTCAAAAGTATCCATCAAAGGCAAAGATATTAAATGCGAAAACAGCTTCTTTGGCTAAAATCAAAGGGTTAACCATGGAGAAGGCTGAGGCCATCCAAAAAGCGGTGAAGCTAGATTCAGGGTCGGGTAATACGATACTTACTGAGCTAAATATTAAAACATTGGCCCAAACTATTAACTTATTCTCCACCCAGATCAAAGAACTTCAATCAGAGCTTGCTAAACACGGAGCCAACGACTTAGCGGATTTCTTAGTCACAATTCCTGGTTGCGGCATCGAGTCAGCAGTGTCATTAAGCATAGAAATAGAAGATATAAATCGATTTAACAGTGCCGCATCACTTTGTTGCTATTTTGGAGTACACCCAGAAAACCATACAAGTGGTGATATATCAAAGAAACCTAAAATGAGCAAAAAAGGAAGTAGTTCATATAGGGGTACAATATACATGGTAGCTAAAAATGCGATTATGTATGACCCTTATTTTAAAGAGATATATTCAAATCAAAGAGCGAAAGGTAAGACCTATAACGATGCTTTAGGTGTAATAATGAACAAGTTAACAAGAGTAATCTATGGTATGCTTACAAACAAAGAGGCATACGATTCATCAAAACCTAAAACACAAAAAAGCAAACCAGTAGACGCAGATCAGCAAATAGAGAAGTTGGAAAAAGAAACCGCAGATTATAAATCAGAGCTGGAAAAGATGCAAAACGCACCAGTTTCTCGTAGAGCAGAAAATAAAATAAAAAGGCAATGGAAGAGTCTCAAAACTCAATTGAAGAGTTGCGCACGAGATCAAAACCATTACCAAGTGCAAACATATAAATTTGTTTGCACTTGGTAA
- the tsaD gene encoding tRNA (adenosine(37)-N6)-threonylcarbamoyltransferase complex transferase subunit TsaD, whose amino-acid sequence MHKFILLVYRWQIYSFFFIKTLKQKSFLSKNNIYLLAIESSCDDTSAAIIKDGEIVSNLTANQDIHSIYGGVVPELASRQHLSNIIPVIDTCLKDADIEVGDLDAIAFTRGPGLLGSLIVGVSTAKGMALALDIPLIEVQHMHAHVLAHFATENKPPFPFLCLTVSGGHTQIVQVNSFTDLIILGSTIDDAAGEAFDKTGKMLGLPYPAGPVIDQLAKDGKNVFPFPEPQVSDLDFSFSGLKTSILYFLQKETKNDPQFIKNNLNDICCSVQTTIVEILIKKLIKASKKTGIHHIAIAGGVSANHFLRKRLIETSENFGWQTYIPPFSLCTDNAGMIGITGYYRYLEGLFSDQSVTPLSRMEF is encoded by the coding sequence ATGCACAAATTTATACTTTTGGTGTATCGTTGGCAAATTTATTCATTTTTTTTTATAAAAACCCTAAAACAAAAATCTTTCTTGTCAAAAAATAATATTTATCTCCTTGCTATTGAATCTTCCTGTGATGATACCAGTGCCGCCATCATCAAGGATGGAGAGATCGTAAGTAATCTTACAGCCAATCAGGATATTCATAGTATTTATGGTGGCGTGGTCCCGGAATTGGCCAGCAGGCAGCATCTTTCCAATATCATCCCGGTGATAGACACTTGTTTGAAAGATGCAGACATTGAGGTCGGCGATCTTGATGCTATAGCATTTACAAGGGGGCCTGGTTTGCTCGGCAGTCTGATCGTAGGTGTATCCACTGCAAAAGGTATGGCTTTGGCTTTAGATATTCCTTTGATTGAAGTACAACATATGCATGCACATGTATTGGCGCATTTTGCCACAGAAAACAAACCACCATTCCCGTTCCTGTGCCTTACAGTCTCCGGAGGACATACTCAGATCGTGCAGGTCAATAGCTTTACTGATCTCATTATTTTGGGCAGCACCATAGATGATGCTGCTGGAGAAGCCTTTGATAAGACCGGAAAAATGTTAGGATTGCCCTACCCTGCTGGTCCGGTTATTGACCAACTTGCAAAGGATGGAAAAAATGTGTTTCCATTTCCAGAGCCTCAGGTAAGTGATCTTGATTTCAGTTTTAGTGGCCTGAAAACATCTATTCTGTATTTCCTGCAGAAAGAAACCAAAAACGATCCTCAATTTATCAAAAATAATCTAAATGATATCTGCTGTTCTGTCCAAACTACCATAGTCGAAATCTTAATTAAAAAGCTGATAAAAGCCAGTAAAAAAACAGGTATCCACCATATTGCCATTGCCGGAGGTGTTTCAGCCAATCATTTTTTGCGAAAAAGATTGATTGAAACCAGCGAAAATTTTGGGTGGCAGACTTACATTCCACCTTTCTCCTTGTGTACAGACAATGCTGGTATGATTGGTATCACAGGCTATTACAGATATTTGGAAGGCTTATTTTCAGACCAAAGTGTAACTCCGCTCTCAAGAATGGAGTTTTAG
- a CDS encoding DUF3822 family protein encodes MVTGNDGMTLKDFSYTIPSISYNKLSVIIMADSFFYGIFNNENKLVAHQSYEGIRYSNKTSFEQILNDERLTKHHYDDISVLVLQENGYLTSTLEESITSLFPGLDHKIVYTEKLSESGLFYFFGITSYQKELLDLLFVNKNYEMRSLPANFSRWYRFSSKNIVHLHIENAFILIFIQKENKVVLSNFFKVNEINDILFFVLATCKATDIGLATETIFVSGGVEVDSPLFTTLNAYVADLQIVQSSNLFEDDQIAQASHPHHYFLHLSNVL; translated from the coding sequence ATGGTAACTGGTAATGATGGTATGACACTAAAGGACTTTAGTTACACAATTCCATCCATATCTTATAATAAACTGTCTGTCATTATTATGGCGGACAGTTTTTTTTATGGTATCTTTAACAATGAAAATAAACTTGTTGCACATCAGTCTTATGAGGGTATCAGGTATAGTAACAAGACTTCTTTCGAGCAAATTTTAAATGATGAAAGGCTTACAAAACATCATTATGATGACATTTCTGTCTTAGTATTGCAAGAAAATGGATATCTGACATCAACATTGGAAGAGAGCATCACTTCATTATTTCCTGGTTTGGATCATAAGATTGTGTATACTGAAAAGCTATCTGAAAGCGGACTTTTTTATTTTTTTGGTATTACATCATATCAAAAAGAACTACTTGATCTGCTTTTTGTAAATAAGAATTACGAGATGCGTTCATTGCCTGCTAATTTTTCCAGATGGTATCGTTTTAGTAGCAAAAATATAGTACACCTGCATATAGAAAATGCTTTCATTCTCATTTTCATCCAAAAAGAAAATAAAGTTGTACTTTCCAATTTCTTTAAGGTCAATGAAATTAATGACATACTTTTTTTTGTACTTGCGACCTGTAAGGCCACTGATATAGGGCTGGCAACAGAAACTATCTTTGTAAGTGGTGGTGTTGAAGTGGATTCCCCGCTATTTACAACTCTAAACGCCTATGTTGCAGATTTACAGATAGTGCAATCAAGTAATTTATTTGAAGATGATCAAATAGCACAGGCTTCACACCCTCATCATTACTTCCTGCATCTTTCAAATGTACTATGA
- a CDS encoding RsmD family RNA methyltransferase, translating into MRIIGGIFKGRRFIPPAKNWPTRPTTDFAKEGLFNILNNKIDFEEVIMLDLFGGTGNHSYEFISRGCTNVTYVDKFQGCIEFVQKTARELKIEDKIKIIRSDVFRFLQTNDRQFDYIFAGPPYPLPNLNTIPDVIFQTETLAIEGLFVLEHNPNHDFKSHDRFVEVRNYGTTIFSFFK; encoded by the coding sequence ATGAGGATTATTGGAGGAATTTTTAAAGGCAGGAGATTTATTCCACCTGCAAAAAACTGGCCTACACGACCTACTACCGATTTTGCAAAAGAAGGTTTGTTCAACATCCTGAATAATAAAATAGATTTTGAAGAAGTAATCATGCTGGATCTTTTTGGCGGAACAGGTAACCATAGTTATGAGTTTATTTCACGAGGTTGTACAAATGTGACTTATGTGGACAAATTCCAGGGTTGTATAGAGTTTGTCCAAAAAACTGCACGGGAACTAAAAATTGAAGACAAAATAAAAATTATCAGATCAGATGTTTTCAGGTTTTTGCAGACCAATGACAGGCAATTTGATTATATATTTGCCGGACCTCCATATCCTCTACCCAATCTCAATACAATTCCGGATGTGATTTTTCAGACGGAAACGCTCGCCATAGAAGGGTTGTTTGTACTGGAGCACAATCCAAACCATGACTTTAAGAGTCACGACAGATTTGTAGAAGTCAGAAATTATGGTACTACTATTTTTAGTTTTTTTAAGTAG